A region of Bifidobacterium adolescentis ATCC 15703 DNA encodes the following proteins:
- the truB gene encoding tRNA pseudouridine(55) synthase TruB, whose protein sequence is MTTKPDNSGLLVIDKPQGVTSHDVVAAVRGALHMKRVGHAGTLDPMATGVLVVGFGNATRLLNYIVDHDKTYLATIRLGQRTTTDDADGELLPGEGTIAEFPSRQTVEDVIAHHFTGRIEQVPNSYSAIKINGQRAYDLAREGKDVDLKARPVTISEFSVSAVRYGYASTTCAGSPLADAIEIAPEESWHAETDGQNEPNMQPVMELDVTVTCSAGTYIRALGRDLGAELGLGGHLTMLRRIRVGRFSVNMPNVMTAHTEAKTFTNREGIEVTRNRAVLDDAEHAVDHALDLVASAAASMDMLPVTEQEATDLRFGRRIAHDIHTTMAAYVPETNDLVAIVERAKRGETKPVAVFN, encoded by the coding sequence ATGACGACGAAGCCTGACAACTCCGGTCTGCTGGTCATCGACAAGCCGCAGGGCGTCACCAGCCACGATGTGGTCGCGGCGGTGCGTGGCGCCCTGCACATGAAACGCGTCGGCCATGCCGGCACGCTCGACCCGATGGCCACCGGCGTGCTGGTGGTCGGCTTCGGCAACGCCACACGTCTGCTCAACTACATCGTCGACCACGACAAAACCTACCTGGCCACCATCAGACTCGGCCAGCGCACCACCACGGACGACGCCGACGGCGAACTGCTGCCGGGGGAGGGAACTATCGCCGAATTCCCTTCACGACAGACCGTTGAAGACGTCATCGCCCATCATTTCACCGGGCGCATCGAGCAGGTGCCGAACTCCTATTCAGCCATCAAAATCAACGGCCAGCGCGCCTATGATCTGGCCCGAGAAGGCAAGGATGTGGACCTCAAGGCTCGTCCGGTGACCATCTCGGAATTCAGCGTTTCGGCAGTGCGATACGGCTATGCTTCGACCACATGCGCGGGATCACCGCTTGCCGATGCCATCGAAATCGCCCCGGAGGAATCCTGGCATGCCGAAACCGACGGGCAAAACGAACCGAACATGCAGCCAGTCATGGAACTCGACGTGACCGTGACCTGCTCGGCCGGCACCTACATCCGCGCACTCGGCCGCGATCTGGGCGCCGAACTCGGCCTCGGCGGCCATCTGACCATGCTGCGCCGCATCCGCGTCGGGCGTTTCTCGGTGAACATGCCAAACGTCATGACCGCCCATACGGAAGCCAAAACCTTCACCAACCGCGAAGGCATCGAAGTGACACGCAACCGTGCGGTGCTTGACGATGCCGAGCATGCCGTTGACCACGCACTCGACCTGGTCGCCAGCGCGGCCGCTTCCATGGACATGCTTCCCGTCACCGAACAGGAGGCGACGGACCTGCGGTTCGGCCGTAGAATCGCCCACGACATCCATACGACCATGGCCGCGTACGTTCCCGAAACCAACGATCTGGTGGCGATCGTGGAACGCGCCAAACGTGGCGAGACCAAGCCGGTCGCGGTCTTCAACTGA
- a CDS encoding bifunctional riboflavin kinase/FMN adenylyltransferase has product MKTITLTPDASGMVDWPTLSNDKKSVVTIGSFDGMHQGHQAVVRRVAELAEQEQAFSVVVLFDPRPALVHAYAAKHDGQEPPAGTPDTQALTSVNERLRAIDAIGVDYTLIVRYTMAFAAKSYRFFLGQMVGKLGMRTLVLGSDAAMGANRAGNVKAIENLALATGVFQLEVVDDFGPGLTRVPVNAKPVMPSEPGEPSDPLEGASKAERRAWSKKHQAKEVRTWSSTNVRYLLSQGRIKDADAILGHAHAVEGTVVHGEERGRTIGFPTANLSENVAGYLPVDGVYAGWLVDLGEKSADGGEEAGEKPADGVSQQYDASSVNARVDMQSPHRWPAAISIGTKPTFNEDGDAERVVEAYAITDDWLDLYGHQARVEFAGFLRPQIKFDSADDLVVELKRNVEETKRLTA; this is encoded by the coding sequence ATGAAGACGATCACGCTTACCCCCGATGCCAGCGGCATGGTGGATTGGCCGACCCTGAGCAACGACAAGAAGTCCGTGGTGACCATCGGCTCATTCGACGGCATGCATCAGGGACATCAGGCGGTCGTCCGCCGTGTGGCCGAACTCGCCGAACAGGAGCAGGCGTTCTCCGTGGTGGTGCTGTTCGACCCGCGTCCCGCGCTGGTGCACGCTTACGCCGCCAAACATGACGGTCAGGAACCGCCCGCAGGCACGCCTGACACGCAGGCGCTGACCAGTGTGAACGAACGGCTGCGCGCCATCGACGCCATCGGCGTGGACTACACGCTCATCGTGCGCTACACCATGGCATTCGCCGCGAAATCATATCGCTTCTTCCTTGGCCAGATGGTCGGCAAACTCGGCATGCGCACGCTGGTGCTCGGCTCCGACGCCGCCATGGGCGCGAACCGCGCCGGAAACGTGAAGGCCATTGAGAATCTGGCGCTCGCCACCGGCGTGTTCCAGCTGGAGGTCGTGGACGATTTCGGTCCGGGGCTGACCCGAGTGCCGGTCAATGCGAAGCCGGTGATGCCGTCCGAACCCGGCGAGCCTTCCGACCCTCTGGAGGGGGCTTCCAAGGCCGAACGACGCGCATGGAGCAAGAAGCATCAGGCCAAGGAGGTGCGCACGTGGAGCTCCACCAATGTGCGCTATCTGCTGAGCCAAGGCCGTATCAAGGACGCAGACGCGATACTCGGCCACGCGCATGCCGTGGAAGGCACCGTGGTGCATGGCGAGGAACGCGGCCGCACCATCGGATTCCCGACCGCCAATCTGAGCGAGAACGTCGCCGGATACCTGCCGGTGGACGGCGTGTACGCCGGCTGGCTGGTCGATTTGGGGGAGAAGTCCGCTGACGGTGGCGAAGAAGCCGGGGAGAAGCCGGCCGACGGCGTATCGCAGCAGTATGATGCTTCGTCCGTCAACGCGCGCGTGGACATGCAGTCGCCACACCGCTGGCCGGCGGCCATCTCCATCGGCACCAAGCCGACGTTCAACGAGGACGGTGACGCCGAACGCGTGGTGGAAGCCTACGCCATCACCGATGACTGGTTGGACCTGTACGGCCATCAGGCGCGCGTGGAATTCGCTGGATTCCTGCGCCCGCAGATCAAATTCGATTCGGCCGACGATCTGGTGGTCGAGCTGAAACGCAACGTCGAGGAGACGAAGCGCCTCACCGCTTGA
- the radA gene encoding DNA repair protein RadA, with the protein MAKTSSQFLCSECGWSGPKWLGRCPECGQWGTIEEFHEARPAAGSRTAAPGRTSRTQSHPVASSAARPITDIGTENISRIATGFSEFDRVLGGGIVPGSVTLIAGEPGIGKSTLLLETAGNVARLTAFATERNTVLYISGEESQAQVRMRASRIGAMEPNLLLASTTDLSTVLGLIEQFKPALAIVDSAQTIVSQDVDGISGGSTQVREVASALIDTAKTLDIPVLLVGHVTKDGSIAGPRTLEHLVDVVCQFEGDAETALRMLRAVKNRFGPTDEVGCFDMSGEGIEEVTDPSGLFLSTGNGSAATQVDGTCVTFTLDGHRSLPIEVQALVTKSVLPTPRRAANGVDSNRIAMLVAVLYRHGGINLLANDLYISTIAGGQAREPGCDLAIVAALASAAKSKPIPRTTCAIGEISLTGQVRPVPRLEYRLREAARLGFTTAVVPTLRKNVAVPGMGVVQADTLQDALAAILR; encoded by the coding sequence ATGGCAAAGACGTCCTCGCAATTCCTCTGTTCCGAATGCGGCTGGAGCGGCCCGAAGTGGCTCGGCCGCTGCCCCGAATGCGGTCAATGGGGCACCATTGAGGAATTCCATGAAGCCCGTCCCGCGGCAGGCTCGCGTACCGCGGCTCCGGGACGGACCTCGCGCACGCAATCGCATCCGGTCGCATCGTCCGCGGCGAGGCCGATCACCGACATAGGCACGGAGAACATCTCCAGAATCGCCACAGGATTTTCGGAATTCGACCGCGTGCTCGGCGGTGGCATCGTGCCGGGATCGGTCACGCTGATCGCAGGAGAGCCGGGCATCGGCAAATCGACATTGCTGCTGGAAACCGCCGGCAATGTGGCGAGGCTGACGGCGTTCGCCACCGAGCGCAATACCGTACTGTATATTTCCGGCGAGGAATCGCAGGCGCAGGTCCGCATGCGCGCGTCGCGCATCGGCGCCATGGAGCCGAATCTACTGCTCGCCTCCACCACGGATCTGTCCACGGTGTTGGGGCTTATCGAACAGTTCAAGCCGGCGTTGGCCATCGTCGATTCGGCGCAGACCATCGTCTCGCAGGACGTCGATGGCATCTCCGGCGGATCCACGCAGGTGCGCGAAGTGGCGAGCGCGCTGATTGACACCGCCAAAACCCTTGATATTCCAGTGCTTTTGGTGGGTCATGTCACCAAGGATGGTTCGATCGCAGGTCCACGTACGTTGGAGCATCTGGTGGATGTGGTCTGTCAGTTCGAAGGCGATGCCGAAACCGCGTTGCGTATGCTGCGTGCAGTGAAGAACCGTTTCGGACCGACCGATGAGGTCGGCTGTTTCGATATGAGCGGCGAGGGCATTGAGGAGGTGACCGATCCGTCCGGCCTGTTCCTATCAACCGGCAATGGTTCTGCGGCGACGCAGGTGGATGGCACGTGCGTGACGTTCACGTTGGATGGGCATCGCAGTCTGCCGATTGAAGTGCAGGCGCTGGTCACCAAGTCGGTGCTGCCGACGCCACGTCGTGCGGCGAACGGTGTGGACTCCAACCGTATCGCCATGCTGGTGGCGGTGTTATATCGTCACGGTGGCATCAATCTGCTGGCCAACGACCTGTACATTTCCACAATCGCCGGCGGTCAGGCGCGTGAGCCGGGTTGCGATCTGGCGATTGTGGCCGCGTTGGCGAGCGCTGCGAAATCGAAACCGATTCCCCGCACGACGTGCGCGATCGGCGAGATTTCGTTGACCGGGCAGGTGCGCCCGGTGCCGAGACTGGAATATCGGCTTCGTGAGGCGGCGCGTCTTGGTTTCACCACCGCCGTTGTGCCGACGCTGCGCAAGAACGTCGCCGTGCCGGGAATGGGCGTGGTGCAGGCGGATACGTTGCAGGACGCGTTGGCCGCGATTCTGCGATAG
- a CDS encoding 30S ribosomal protein bS22 — protein sequence MGSVIKKRRKRMSKKKHRKLLRKTRHQRK from the coding sequence ATGGGCTCGGTCATCAAGAAGCGCCGCAAGCGCATGAGCAAGAAGAAGCATCGTAAACTGCTTCGTAAGACTCGCCACCAGCGCAAGTAG
- the rpiA gene encoding ribose-5-phosphate isomerase RpiA: protein MDKAQQDALKKAAGIEAAKLIQNGMIAGLGTGSTVRFLVDELGRRVKEEGLEFTGVTTSRRTQEQAEGYGIKIVNIDDVDHIDVTIDGADEVDKNFNGIKGGGAALLWEKIVATNSNKIVWIVDESKVVDTIGKFPLPVEVIPFGAGQVVKKFEAKGYKPVLRLDANGEPVRTDENNYVVDLHLERIDHPQELAQDLITTVGVVEHGLFLNMVDQVIVGDPNGPRVMDNPNK, encoded by the coding sequence ATGGACAAGGCACAGCAGGACGCGCTGAAGAAGGCGGCCGGCATCGAGGCTGCAAAGCTGATTCAGAACGGCATGATCGCAGGTCTGGGCACCGGCTCGACCGTGCGTTTCCTGGTCGACGAGCTCGGTCGTCGCGTCAAGGAGGAAGGCCTCGAGTTCACGGGCGTCACCACCTCCCGCCGCACCCAGGAGCAGGCCGAAGGCTACGGCATCAAGATCGTCAACATCGATGACGTCGACCATATCGACGTGACCATCGACGGCGCCGACGAGGTGGACAAGAACTTCAACGGCATCAAGGGCGGCGGTGCGGCTCTCCTGTGGGAGAAGATCGTGGCCACCAACTCCAACAAGATCGTGTGGATCGTGGACGAGTCCAAGGTCGTGGACACCATCGGCAAGTTCCCGCTGCCGGTCGAGGTGATTCCGTTCGGCGCAGGCCAGGTCGTCAAGAAGTTCGAGGCCAAGGGCTACAAGCCGGTGCTGCGTCTCGACGCGAACGGCGAGCCGGTGCGCACCGATGAGAACAACTATGTGGTGGATCTGCACCTCGAGCGCATCGACCACCCGCAGGAGCTCGCGCAGGACCTCATCACCACGGTCGGCGTGGTCGAGCACGGCCTGTTCCTGAACATGGTGGACCAGGTCATCGTCGGCGATCCGAACGGCCCGCGCGTGATGGACAACCCCAACAAGTGA
- a CDS encoding ribonuclease H family protein has product MTITVSTDGSALGNPNGPMGWAWADHEPAAGGKPGHEHAGDCDAGGATNGTNQIGELCAVLEALRAHPGSEDLVIETDSQYAINCSTKWVQGWKRNGWKNSQKKPVKNADLIRAIDNEIAHRAGSVRFVWVKGHAGNAGNEKVDELARTYAGDCRSHVREGYLPLEGWQSLLASEYSRGTDVPEDARMLMDGAISAAEYHMGRGQGDSATTGTGDSGADTANSSNSTKPRSIASMLAEPEGVSHDLADFGQTTDDDADDAVETTVLETEPAETTTMLETEATKVIPESSFPDAGGPAEPDESGKTDESGEPHQSYAQMLVKPDYFPREGDENDKPVTGNADGTDTDSTAVPQNANESRSESQDDEESAPEQAASSQSQDLPKLPHRPSPSGLSVSGTVRFTPPPESSPTFDGNPRLIRGYIAVEGYVMGDGTLVLDEAPFAVKHS; this is encoded by the coding sequence ATGACGATTACGGTTTCAACAGACGGTTCCGCGCTTGGCAATCCGAATGGTCCGATGGGTTGGGCCTGGGCCGACCACGAGCCCGCGGCAGGCGGCAAGCCGGGGCACGAGCATGCCGGCGATTGCGATGCCGGCGGCGCGACGAACGGCACCAACCAGATCGGCGAATTATGCGCCGTGCTGGAGGCGTTGCGAGCGCATCCCGGTTCCGAAGACCTGGTGATCGAGACCGACTCGCAGTATGCGATCAACTGCTCCACCAAGTGGGTGCAGGGTTGGAAGCGCAACGGCTGGAAGAATTCGCAGAAGAAACCGGTGAAGAACGCCGATTTGATCCGCGCCATCGACAATGAGATCGCGCATAGGGCGGGGTCGGTGCGATTCGTGTGGGTCAAGGGTCATGCCGGCAACGCGGGCAACGAGAAAGTGGACGAGCTGGCACGCACGTATGCGGGCGATTGCCGTTCGCATGTGCGCGAAGGCTATCTGCCGTTGGAAGGATGGCAGTCGCTGCTGGCTTCCGAGTATTCGCGTGGCACCGATGTTCCCGAGGATGCGAGGATGCTGATGGATGGTGCGATCAGCGCCGCCGAATACCACATGGGACGCGGACAAGGCGATTCCGCCACGACCGGCACCGGCGATTCCGGTGCCGATACCGCCAATTCCAGCAACAGCACGAAGCCGCGTTCGATCGCCAGCATGCTGGCGGAGCCGGAAGGCGTTTCCCACGACCTTGCGGATTTCGGACAGACAACCGATGACGACGCAGATGATGCGGTGGAAACGACCGTGCTCGAGACCGAACCGGCGGAAACCACCACAATGCTTGAGACCGAAGCGACGAAGGTCATACCCGAATCCAGCTTCCCGGACGCGGGCGGTCCAGCCGAACCGGACGAATCCGGGAAAACGGACGAATCCGGTGAACCGCATCAATCCTATGCGCAGATGCTGGTCAAACCCGACTATTTTCCCCGTGAAGGCGACGAGAACGACAAGCCGGTGACTGGCAACGCGGACGGCACGGACACGGACAGCACGGCCGTACCGCAGAATGCGAACGAATCGCGCAGCGAATCGCAAGACGACGAAGAATCGGCACCGGAACAGGCAGCTTCATCGCAATCGCAGGATCTGCCGAAACTGCCGCATCGTCCAAGCCCATCGGGCCTGTCGGTGTCGGGTACGGTGCGGTTCACTCCCCCACCGGAATCCAGCCCGACCTTCGACGGCAATCCACGTCTCATCCGTGGGTATATCGCCGTGGAAGGCTATGTGATGGGTGACGGCACGCTGGTATTGGACGAGGCGCCGTTCGCGGTCAAACATAGCTGA
- a CDS encoding sensor histidine kinase: MFAPLGEIIRNGIAQTTPSGLFFAIGEQLNALSGLALCLIMAWSHMDNPRRNGTLFMSIGLVWFLLCGVLCGTLGIPSLWTVIPTAPLVLLVLRWLTELPWRQLLLIVATASYMVAIVYYLSLVIDVAVLGADSTNLRVGWPGLVNLLLLDVIALVSLWHPLHDSIPATFDSPSISKGFWQLIWLFPFVSSAIVVWCMPADNSTLLDSHMLEIAFTVAVVYSCFMVLAYFLIWYMIQQSDRLLAARRRQHYEALQTLQLQHMNERIREARQIKHNVRHHIHSLQALAAAEDMDGIRSYLDEMSKHRLLQPAPMQYCEHASLNAVLVYYCDWVRHLGADVDVKAAVPQYININNAELCSMVGNLLENATEAITQQTQGERRLKVRIRYRSGPPAALFITVDNTYGEADTSIEQIDGDLVSTKHGGTGLGTATVRETAERHHGTASFEHSDGMFRASVMLCLGD; this comes from the coding sequence ATGTTCGCACCACTCGGCGAAATCATCCGGAACGGCATCGCCCAAACCACCCCGTCAGGTCTGTTCTTCGCCATCGGAGAGCAGCTCAACGCGTTGTCCGGCCTGGCATTGTGCCTCATCATGGCATGGAGTCACATGGACAATCCACGCCGTAACGGCACACTGTTCATGTCCATCGGACTGGTCTGGTTCCTGCTATGCGGCGTGCTGTGCGGCACTCTGGGCATCCCATCACTGTGGACGGTCATTCCGACCGCGCCGCTTGTGCTGCTGGTCCTGCGATGGCTGACCGAACTGCCATGGCGGCAACTGTTGCTGATTGTGGCCACGGCTTCCTACATGGTGGCGATCGTCTACTATCTGTCGCTCGTCATCGATGTGGCCGTTCTTGGCGCGGATTCAACCAATCTCCGCGTCGGCTGGCCGGGACTGGTCAATCTGCTGCTGCTTGACGTCATCGCACTGGTCTCGCTTTGGCATCCGCTGCATGATTCGATTCCAGCCACATTCGATTCCCCATCCATCAGCAAAGGCTTCTGGCAGCTTATCTGGCTGTTTCCGTTCGTTTCGTCCGCGATTGTGGTGTGGTGCATGCCGGCGGACAATTCCACGCTGCTGGACTCGCATATGCTGGAAATCGCGTTCACCGTGGCGGTGGTCTATTCCTGTTTCATGGTGTTGGCGTATTTCCTCATCTGGTACATGATTCAGCAGTCGGACCGTCTGCTCGCGGCCCGCAGGCGACAGCATTATGAGGCTTTGCAGACGTTGCAGCTGCAACACATGAACGAGCGGATCCGTGAGGCGCGTCAGATCAAGCACAACGTGCGTCACCACATCCACTCACTGCAGGCGTTGGCCGCGGCTGAAGACATGGATGGCATCCGCTCATATCTGGATGAGATGTCCAAACACCGGCTGCTGCAACCGGCACCAATGCAGTATTGCGAGCATGCGTCGCTGAACGCGGTGCTTGTCTACTATTGCGATTGGGTCCGGCATTTGGGTGCGGATGTGGACGTCAAAGCGGCGGTGCCGCAATACATCAACATCAACAACGCGGAATTATGCTCCATGGTCGGCAATCTGCTGGAGAACGCCACGGAGGCCATCACCCAGCAAACGCAGGGCGAGAGGCGGCTCAAAGTGCGCATCCGGTATCGTTCCGGCCCTCCGGCGGCCCTGTTCATCACGGTGGACAACACGTACGGCGAAGCCGATACCAGCATCGAACAGATCGACGGCGATCTCGTCTCGACCAAACATGGTGGCACGGGGCTGGGCACCGCCACCGTACGAGAGACGGCCGAACGGCACCATGGCACGGCCTCCTTCGAGCACAGCGACGGCATGTTCCGCGCCTCCGTCATGCTGTGTCTCGGCGACTAA
- a CDS encoding LytR/AlgR family response regulator transcription factor encodes MRIAIVEDHPAERELIATMCAEYFNGRNVGATAGRNAMQTVCDVFPDAKSFIESWKNSRYDLLLLDCYLSDENLPHATTGLDIARLLRNQNDDCAIVFITSSTDFAVLGYEVQASGYLLKPVNRKTFEATMERVEEQLKAKPPVTHLAKAQSPGTVDSSWHVAFGNPAVTMDRRLIAYALSNAHYVEFTFADGTQTKIRTNFSDVDRRLTVFDNFYRTARGVLVNFDYVSGITNAQFVMKGGKRIPITKTAVTTTCRAYAEYTFTRMRTED; translated from the coding sequence GTGCGCATCGCCATCGTCGAGGATCACCCTGCCGAACGCGAACTGATCGCCACCATGTGCGCGGAATACTTCAACGGCCGGAACGTCGGCGCAACCGCCGGCAGGAATGCCATGCAAACGGTCTGTGACGTTTTCCCCGACGCGAAATCGTTCATCGAAAGCTGGAAGAACAGCCGTTACGACCTGCTGCTGCTCGACTGTTATCTCAGCGACGAGAATCTGCCGCATGCCACCACCGGATTGGACATAGCGCGGCTGCTGCGCAATCAGAACGACGACTGCGCGATCGTCTTCATCACGTCCAGCACCGATTTCGCGGTGCTCGGCTACGAGGTGCAGGCGAGCGGTTATCTGCTCAAGCCCGTCAATCGCAAAACCTTCGAAGCCACCATGGAACGCGTCGAGGAGCAGCTGAAGGCAAAACCGCCGGTCACCCATCTGGCAAAGGCGCAGTCGCCCGGCACGGTGGATTCCAGCTGGCATGTGGCGTTCGGCAATCCGGCCGTGACCATGGACCGGCGGCTCATCGCATACGCCCTGTCCAACGCGCACTACGTGGAATTTACGTTCGCGGACGGCACCCAGACCAAAATCCGCACCAATTTCTCCGATGTGGACCGACGGCTCACCGTGTTCGACAACTTCTACCGCACCGCGCGAGGCGTGCTCGTCAACTTCGACTACGTGTCCGGCATCACCAACGCGCAGTTCGTCATGAAAGGCGGCAAACGCATTCCCATCACGAAAACGGCGGTGACCACCACCTGCCGCGCATACGCGGAATACACGTTCACCCGCATGCGTACGGAGGACTGA
- the pgm gene encoding phosphoglucomutase (alpha-D-glucose-1,6-bisphosphate-dependent) — MVAKNAGMPATPADLINVDEVIGKYYDVVPDPNVPEQRVSFGTSGHRGSSLKTSFNEAHIVAITQAIAEYRKKAGVTGPLYIGRDTHALSEPAWKTAIEVLVANGVTVRIDSRDDFTPTPVVSQAILTHNRAADGTQRFTGEGLADGIVVTPSHNPPTDGGFKYDPVTGGPAPADVTNAIADRANELLGDFRNVKRVPFEQAVKSDLVERFDFREHYVADLENVIDFDVIRSSGVRLGIDPLGGASVNYWPLMNEKFNLTIDVVRPQVDPTWSFMTIDHDGKIRMDPSSPYAMKGLVDSLNNGAWDKYDLVGGTDPDADRHGIVCPNWGVMNPNHYIAVCVEYLFGGNRPGWPEGAGIGKTLVSSSLIDRVAASIDAKLVEVPVGFKWFVDPLFKGEVAFGGEESSGMSFLRKDGRVWTTDKDGLIPDLLAAEITAKTGKNPAQLHQEQVERFGESWYKRVDTPTTLEQKQKFAKLTGDDVEATQLAGEDITAKLTEAPGNHAKIGGLKVTTKDNWFAARPSGTENIYKVYAESFESPEALDKVLAEATEVVDKALAE, encoded by the coding sequence ATGGTTGCAAAAAATGCGGGAATGCCCGCCACCCCAGCAGATCTGATCAATGTCGACGAGGTCATTGGAAAGTACTATGACGTCGTCCCCGACCCGAACGTTCCGGAGCAGCGCGTCTCCTTCGGCACTTCCGGACACCGTGGTTCGTCCCTGAAGACCTCATTCAACGAGGCCCACATCGTGGCCATCACGCAGGCCATCGCCGAATACCGCAAGAAGGCCGGCGTCACCGGCCCGCTGTACATCGGCCGCGACACCCACGCCCTGTCCGAACCGGCTTGGAAGACCGCCATCGAAGTGCTCGTCGCCAACGGCGTGACCGTGCGCATCGACTCCCGTGACGACTTCACCCCGACCCCGGTCGTATCCCAGGCCATCCTGACCCACAACCGCGCCGCCGACGGCACCCAGCGCTTCACCGGCGAAGGCCTGGCCGACGGCATCGTCGTGACCCCGTCCCACAACCCGCCGACCGATGGCGGCTTCAAGTACGATCCGGTCACCGGCGGCCCGGCTCCGGCGGACGTCACCAACGCCATCGCCGACCGCGCCAACGAGCTGCTCGGCGATTTCAGGAACGTCAAGCGCGTGCCGTTCGAGCAGGCCGTCAAGTCCGATCTGGTCGAGCGTTTCGACTTCCGTGAGCACTATGTGGCCGATCTGGAGAACGTCATCGACTTCGACGTGATCCGCTCCTCCGGCGTACGCCTGGGCATCGACCCGCTCGGCGGCGCTTCGGTCAACTACTGGCCGCTGATGAACGAGAAGTTCAACCTGACCATCGACGTGGTGCGTCCGCAGGTCGACCCGACCTGGAGCTTCATGACCATCGACCATGATGGCAAGATCCGCATGGATCCGAGCTCCCCGTACGCGATGAAGGGTCTGGTCGATTCCCTCAACAACGGCGCTTGGGACAAGTACGATCTGGTCGGCGGCACCGATCCGGATGCCGACCGCCATGGCATCGTCTGCCCGAACTGGGGCGTCATGAACCCGAACCACTACATCGCCGTGTGCGTGGAGTATCTGTTCGGCGGCAATCGTCCGGGCTGGCCGGAAGGCGCCGGCATCGGCAAGACGCTGGTCTCCTCCTCCCTGATCGACCGCGTGGCCGCTTCCATCGACGCCAAGCTCGTTGAGGTTCCGGTCGGCTTCAAGTGGTTCGTGGACCCGCTGTTCAAGGGCGAGGTCGCGTTCGGCGGCGAGGAAAGCTCCGGCATGTCCTTCCTGCGTAAGGACGGCCGCGTGTGGACCACCGACAAGGACGGCCTGATTCCGGACCTGCTGGCCGCTGAGATCACCGCGAAGACCGGCAAGAACCCGGCCCAGCTGCACCAGGAGCAGGTGGAGCGTTTCGGCGAAAGCTGGTACAAGCGCGTCGATACCCCGACCACCCTCGAGCAGAAGCAGAAGTTCGCCAAGCTCACCGGCGACGACGTCGAGGCCACCCAGCTGGCCGGCGAGGACATCACCGCCAAGCTCACCGAGGCTCCGGGCAACCACGCCAAGATCGGCGGTCTGAAGGTCACCACCAAGGACAACTGGTTCGCCGCCCGTCCGTCCGGCACCGAGAACATCTACAAGGTGTACGCCGAGAGCTTCGAATCCCCTGAGGCTCTGGACAAGGTGCTCGCCGAGGCCACCGAGGTCGTGGACAAGGCTCTGGCCGAGTGA